Genomic DNA from Bacteroidota bacterium:
TATTCTTGATCATAATCATATATATAATTCAAACGACCCAAGTTATGGCACAAAATAATTTTATAGACGACACCTTTCGCAGCTCAGGCAAAATTAATGTAGTAGTAGCTGTATTGTCAATTATCTTCGCAGGAATTGCTTTCTTCCTATTCA
This window encodes:
- a CDS encoding CcmD family protein, yielding MNKIFLIIIIYIIQTTQVMAQNNFIDDTFRSSGKINVVVAVLSIIFAGIAFFLFRQERRINKLEKELENQKKNQA